From the Manis pentadactyla isolate mManPen7 chromosome 15, mManPen7.hap1, whole genome shotgun sequence genome, the window aaaaaaccccaacaaagatccacgcactgctacagctgtagatgcactcatcccaccagctcctggacttgccatgggaatgaaggagatatctaagctggcctgtgcatacagtaaaacaacaaatttgactggatctatactgttggaactcaaccaagaattaggagaagtgcaaattgtagcgctccaaaatcttacaactacagactatttactgttaaaagaacatatgggatgtgaacagtgcccaggaatgggttgttttaatttgtctgatttttctcaaactactcaaattcagttagataataaccatcatatcattgataagttttcacaaatgcctagggtgcctaactggttttcttggtttcactggagatggctggtaattacaggtatgctttggttatgtaactatactcctattatgttaatgtgtgtgcgcaatttaagtagtagcttaaaatctatacatgctgaagttactctacaagaagatatgtcaaagaaataatcaatcttcccatgttttctcccacctgctacttctatagcttttcttctttcttcctaattacaacgaattcttaaatagaattcgtgcctcatatcaaatttaccgagtatcataactcctccaaggggtaaagatacctcaagacaaatgctgggcatagaagccacagggcataaatatgcaaagaaataaaaagctaaccatttcaaacaataaggcttctctctcacttaccaacttaacatttccctgtatggccccggaagatgactggttagccagagacgggtaagattcctcaagggaggaacaacctaagacaggcacagtcgcaggggggtcatcaggtgagaaattggggatcaacagaggtgaggcttagaacctcaccccccctgttctgagagaaatcttctgcatatgtggatgttttattgcccttgtctagcttggattaacacatagtctacaggcacacacctgatcatctacatttgctctcttacaacactaaactatgttttctacctttatgttgtatctacctaccacttcagcatcttattaaaaataataaagagagaaatgtggtatccacatataaatcaagtataaaaatcaaatgtgtattcatatttgaactgactgtttatagttcataatgcatgagcaaaaccaaaagtttctgtgatgactgcccttgtactgctcaccatgtaacttattcactatgtaagaatttgttctacatgtaagaacttgttcgttatgcttcagaagattggagactgacgaaaattaggcttggggtggattaatgattgtgcattgagcattgactcccctatacagaattttattgttgttaacaaccatttgatcaataaatatgagagatgccctaacaacaacaaccaagaaaaagtacacacttccaattgtaaaataaataagcaaccgggatgtaatgtatagcataaggaatatagtcaaaatattgtaacaacttggtatggtgatagctggtacttagaattatcatgtatataaatgttgaatcactgtgttgtacacctgaaactaatgtaatgtaatactgtgtgtcaactacccttcaataaaaaataattatctaaaaaaaaaaaaaaaaatatccactGAATGAGTGAGTAGCAAATGGGTAAGGCTATAATTTAGGGTATATGGCAGGATGTAGCAAAAAGAAGTATGACCAGAGAAGTTAGAAAGGGCTAGTTAGGAAGGGCCTTACTTTGGCATTTGAGTTTTATTTTGGATATAGAGGAACAGATATAGGTATTCTAAAGCTATCTGTCTATATCTAGTTTGGTAATCTGTTTCCCATTAAACGCTGTAGGATTGCTCTTGCCTGATCATTTCTGCaaccctcccccactcccacctctTTAGTTGGTATCTGTCTAGTTCTCAAAATCTGCTTGTCATGGTTGGTAGGCACAGAAAGTACTTTGGGTTTCAAGTCCTTGGTGCTTCTGttctctcaattttttcttttttaaatgtgagaAGGCCCAGTAGAATTTTTGAGAAAGGGAGTATGAACACCTTTCAAACTGCCTCCTCAGTCCTTGCCTTTCCATCTCCCACCTACACTGTCATCAGGAGGGAGTGGGGACTCTGGAGCTAAATCTAGGACTCCCTGGCTGCTGCTTCATTGCTGTGAGCCTCTAAGACCCACATGCGAGTATCCTGTCTGATTCAGAGACTGGGGCCCCTTGTCAAGTAGACCTCAATGTGCTGACCAGGCCACAGGGCCCTTATCATCAGGCAATGTCTTTTCAGTTTTCTTGCTAGTCAAGTCACAGGAAGGCAAGGTACATAACCAACGCAGAAATCCAGGGCTTTGGCTGGCTCTTATCAGCAGCTAGCCTTGAAGTCAATCCTCTAAGTCCCCTGTTTCCTCTTCTACAGAATGTGGAGTTAGTTGACCCCTCAGTCTCTTTACATCTGGGAATCTTTGAATCCTGCCCTGAGCCTCACTAGCAATTTCCTCATCTTcatcattcaacagatatttgtggATGTGAGTTTCATAAAATATTCTCTGAGCCATGCTCAGGCTCCTTGCTATGTGTATTTGGTTGCCCACTGACCTAGTTTCTCTGTTTAAGTTTTCTCTCTTCAAGCAAAACAAGAAGAATGGTAAAGAGCTCTGAGAGGTCTGGGAGGACCTTTCTTAGTGGGAGACACTTGTCCACCCAGAGGGGGTGCTGGGGACTCCCTCCAAAACCATGGGAAGTCCTCCCCACCCTCTGGCTCCTGGAGATGGAGAGGGGGCTACAGACTTCCCCAGGCTTCCCATGAGTAGGTCCTAACAAGCAATTTCTCCCATTTTCTGAACACTTCAAGTCCCAGACTTGTATTCTTTGCTTACACCAATCAGTTATGCTCACACACAGCGGCCCTTAAAAAGATACTTCAAGCAGGGGCAACATTACTATGCATTGATTTGCAGACTGTGGCAACACCAATTTTATCGGCTCATTCTCCTGTTCTGTTAACTGGACCAGTGGTTATTAGCCCTGTTTCCTAGCTGAAGGAGAGCCAGGAAGCAGCTCAGCCAGCGTCAGTGAGAACATGacgataaaaaaataaaacagactctCAATCTAGCTGAGGCCATTTCTGCATTCATATCCTTGCATTGATGGCATCCAAATTGATGTCCCCAGACCCaataactttatttatttatttattggaattTAAATTATAGTTGTGGGGGATCCTGTTTGGAGTATCTGTCGCAGACCCAATAACTTTAAACCAAGAACCCACAGGAGAAACTTGGGGCAAAACACATACTGGACTCTTGATGcaacaaataacaaaatgaaacTAATCCGAGGATGCAGGTCTCCGTGGATCCCTGTTGCTATGCTAAGAGTTACTCTCTAAGATGTAATGTGTAGAAGTAAGCTACTGAATGAAGAACTTTCCCTGCtctgtattttaatgttttcactTCAGAGACAAAAATTGTCATTTGAGTAAGTGCACAAGGAGATAACAAGGGCACTGCCTGAGAATGGCTGCCATTCAGGGTCCCACAGGGCACCCAAGCCTAGTGTCATCATATTGCAGAGAATATTGGCTTCACCTTTGCAGTTCAGACGCTCAGCTGTTCAGTGGTCCCATCATGAGCATAAGCTACAGACTGGAATATAAACCTTCAGGACAAATTATTAATTTACAAAAAGGAATGTAACTGTCAAGCAGATCTAATCTTTTTCACCCCACTGGCAAACATATAGAGGAAAAGAAATTGTCATCCCAAGATCCCTTGATGAGCATGTTCACTGTAAAGCTTAGAAGTCCAGCTCTGCTCCTACTAGCTGTGTGACGTTGTAGGGTACATGAGGTATATACTTATATGTATCCTTTTCTCTATACCTATCTCTATATAAACTTAAATTGCTCCAACACTAAAATACAAAAAGGTATATagcaaaaagaaatatttctcaTCCATCCTGTCACCTCCGGTTCCCACTGCCCAACCCCAGGGGACTATATTATGTTTTTTCATATTTCCATCCAGTATATTCATGAATATATAGGCTAAGAAAAATAGATCTAATTTGGGGAGGGGGCAAGTTTCTTAGTTTTTTAGGCCATGGCCTCTCCAGTGCTCATTAATCATGggccattattatttttactgataATGATGTTGATCAATCTTTCCCCAGCTCCCCACGCCCTCAGCACATGGTCCTTCCTCCCTACTGAGGTTCACAGAACTCTCTTGCCTGCTCTTGTGAACCAGCTACATCTTGGCTCCCACATCCTCCATTGCTGCTCTATTGCATCCTTTGGTTCCTTGAAGATGCCATGTCCTTCAAACATGCTGTTGTCTTTGTTTGGAACATTCTTCACTTCCTGCAGCACAGttctccatcccccacccccagttttcTGGCTAGTCTCCAAGTTATTTTAGGTCTTGCCTTTGacacatatttactgagtgccagctatgtaccaggcactgttctaggcatatTTAGCACACTGTATTGTTACCGCCTGCTTCaatatatttcatatacatatatttatatggtaCTAcactataattcacataccataaaattcaccctgtaAAGTGTATACATCAGTGCGTTTTGGTATATTTATAAGGTTGTGTAACTATTACCATTATTTaactccagaacatttttatcacaccaaaaagaaacccattagcagtcattccccattcTCCTTTCCCCAAGGACCAGGCAGCTATTAACCTTCCTGTCTCAATGGATTTGTCTATTCCAGAcatctcatgtaagtggaatcatacaatatgtggtcttttgtagtTGGATTCTTTTACATagtataatattttcaaggttcatccatgttgtagcatgtagtagccttttatttttctttatggttgaataatagtccattgtatggatataccacatttgctttatccattcatcagtttgggttgtttccacttttaagctattctgaataatgctcctgtgaacattcatgtgggcatgtatttacatttctcttggaaatatacctaggagtggaattgctgggtcatatgatgtTTCTTCTATTTGAGCAGCTGCCAGACTATTTTTcaaagcagctgtaccattttacattcccatcagcaagaTCTGTGGGTTCTGATTTCTGCACATCTCATCAACCCTTGTTATCATCCTCTTTGATTagagccatcctagtgggtatgaagtgttCTTCCGAAGCTTTATGAGAACAAGTACTCCATCTTTCTTGTTCACTATTATCTCTGAGAACGTACTGTAAGACCTAGCATTTATTAGATGTTTATATTTTGTTCAATACACCAAAAAAAGTGTTGAATAAGTAAATCAAAAGCTAGTTAGATGGCTACAATACTTACTGTGTATTATTTCCCCAGTAGAGATCTGTTAAGAGATCTAGTACCTTTTTTTCTGCACAGTACTGAACCACTCTTCTGTTATGATAGTCTTTTTTCAGGGAAGAAACTGGGTTAAATAAATTTAAGCATTCTTGTTTGTCTTCAGATCACTCATTTGGATGTTAGGTGTGTGTAAATTCCTCATTTAGGCACTTACAGATAATTTATTGATATtgtaacattttgtttttcctacaTCCATTTCTCATACAAAACTCTTGACTTCTTTTGGCAGGGCTTTTTGTTCACCCTCACTCCCAGCATTCAATACTTGCAAACAAACTTCCTCCTGTTTCTTTCCAAAGCTGGTCACACTGGAACAATCAATACCTATGACAGTCCAGCCCTTCTTCTATTGGTTTCCTTCCATTATTTCTCTACACCCTCTTTTGGCTCTTTGATTTGGAAGTATCTGGGAACATGTTGAGCAAAGAAGTCAGTTGGGCCAGGGACTGGATGATGCTCATAGCCAGGACTCAGCACTTGAAAAATACACGTTGAATTAATGAATGTGGATATGTGAGAGAGACGTATTGCAAAATGCAGACTtggtcaacaaatattttttaagtacccACTGTGTCCCCAGGCCCTGTGGTACATGccagaataaaaaggaaacaaaacagggGACCTGCCTTGGACTAGGGAGTTTCTAAAATCACTGGATCTAGCTGCCATTATTCAATTTCCATGtccatttcttttcactttttatcaTACATTGGTTAAGCCCCAAATGGGAAATTCTGATCTACTGTCAGCGAAATCCGGAGTCACAGGTGCCCTCGTGCGCCGTTTACCCCCAAACAACTAAAAATCCCCCAAATGCTAAGCTTCCTGACTTTAGGGGATCCTCGGATGGGGAACCTCCGAAAGAACGGAACGCATGCCCACCAGAGGGTGCTGTAGGGGTAAATTTGTGCTGGGAGGGGAGCTTGACCGGTGACCCCCTCAGAGCCAGGTAGGCGTCTGGAGCAGTTGTCATTCTTCCTTGTgtttccctcccacccccttgAACATCGCCGCCCCTCCCATCACAGGTGGTGCCCCCCTGAATTATTAGCCATCTTCTGGGACTTACAAAGTGCCTGCTTTGAGAAGACCTTATTCTTCTCTTCCTGACGCCCCCGGGGCTCAGGCCACTCAGGTCCCAGGCCAGTCGGGACTGGCGGGGTGGGCGGGGACCTCCCGGGCGTCTGCCGCGCCGCGCAGCAGGGGCCGCGAAGGGGTTAACCCGGCGGGGGGGgctggggcggggagggggcgcgGGCCGCGCCTGCGCTCTGCCGCCTTCCATTGTCTCCACGGCGGCGAGGAGCGCCGGCTAACGCAGCCCGGGACCGAGCGGGGCGGAGCGGCCGGCGGCGCCGGCGGCGGCTGGAGGGAAAGCGCGACGCGACGCGACCGCGGCTTCCCGAGCTCCGCTTGGCCGCCCGGCGCCGCAGCCCGCTCGAAGCCTGGAGGGGTCCGGGCCGCCGTCCGTGGTTGCGGCGTTCTGAGGCGGGGGACGCGCCCGGcgcccccagccctcctcctgcCCGGCGGGCGGCCTCCTCCGGCGCCTCCCTGCGCCCGCCCGCcgcccccctccctccttccctgcggCTCCCCCGGCTTTCCGGAGCCCGGGGGCGGACTGTGGCGCGCCGAGCCCGCTCCAGACTGCGCCTCTTTGGACCTTGAGGGGAAACATGCGTTTGGCTTGGATCGTTTTAAATTCTTAGTTTGGGATCCCCGCCTGCCTGCCTCTTCCGCCCCGCggggtttcttttttcctttttcttttcctgttctttttttttttttttctcctttttcccctccCGGTCTCCTTTTTGACTTCCTCGCCATTTATGCTCGCCCAACCCTCCCCCCGCTgctgagaggtgggggagggtctcGGCCTGCAGGTTCCCGCCCCACCGGGCCCGGGCGAGCATGGGGGGCAAGCAGAGCACGGCGGCCCGCTCCCGGGGCCCCTTTCCGGGAGTCTCCACCGATGACAGCGCCGTACCCCCGCCGGGAGGGGCACCCCACTTTGGCCACTACCGGGCGGGCGGCGGGGCCATGGGGCTGCGCAGCCGCTCGGTCAGCTCGGTGGCGGGCATGGGCATGGACCCCAGCACGGCCGGGGGGGTGCCCTTTGGCCTCTACACCGCCGCCTCCCGCGGGACCGGCGACTCCGAGAGGGCGCCCGGCGGCGGAGGGTCCACGTCCGACTCCACCTATGCCCATGGCAATGGTTACCAGGAGACGGGCGGCGGTCACCATAGAGACGGGATGCTGTACCTGGGCTCCCGAGCCTCGCTGGCGGATGCTCTACCTCTGCACATCGCACCCAGGTGGTTCAGCTCGCACAGTGGTGAGTCCGCGGGCGGGGGAGGCCTCCGAGGGTGGAGTGCAAGGGAGACGCGCCGGGGCGCCCCAAACCTTAGCGTGCCGGCGAAGGTTTGGATGTGGAGTGCCCGACCTGCGTCCGTCTGCCTTTCCCTTGGTTCCCGAAGCCAAGGGATGAATGAGATGGATATCCACCATCTGGAAAAGAGGGTTTCTGCGAGGCTTACGGGGTCTGGCGTTTTAGGACTGCAGGCGTTCGTTCACTTGTGGATGGGCAGAGTGAAACCTGCCTATTGGAAGCTCATTCTCTGTCATCCTGGGAGAAGAGGTCTGGTCTGGCTTAGAGCAAGTCGGCCTTGGGGCTTCCTTTCTATCACTGCAGCATTGTGTCTATGTCACCGTTAACAGAGAGGGATCCAGTTCAACCAAAGGGTGTCTCCCAAACAAAGGGTGTCTCCCAAACAAAGAGTGTGAAAATAAAATTGGGGCAAATGGTGTTCGGATTAGTGCCCTCACTCCTGCTGTGAGAGGTGGGTGCCCAATTTTGCCACCCTGCTGGAGATCTGTTTGAATTGTTTAAAATGGAGCAGCAGGCAGGCTGCTGGTATAGACAGGTGTGGCCTGCTGAATGGAGGGCCTAGCCAAGGAGCCTCCCTGGGAGGCTTTGCTGGGCCGGGGCTCTAGTTCCCCTGCTGCTTGCAGTGGGCTTGGCTCAGTCAATGACTGTCACATCCTTCCATCTTTTTTCTTCCCCTCCATGCTAAGTGTTTGGTCTTCCCGGTAATTTGCATCTTTTTGTTATGGGAGAGGTGGGATTTTACTGCCCATCTGTTGGCACATGACTGGGAAAGAGGAAGATTCAAAGAATCAGGATGAATTCATTTTGTGAACTTCTACTGACAGGCCGGTGAAAAGCCCGTGGAGGGTTTCCCAGGCTCTGACTGGCAGGGCAGAAAAGGCACTGGCGGGAGCTTCTGGAAGAAACAGGTCTGTCTGCTCAGCTAACCTGAGAACCCAGGTTAGGCTTCTAGAAAATTGGCCAAAAGGGGTACGGGGCTGCTCTTTACTAATTGGCAGGTTGGAGTGAAGAAGTTAACCTATTGAGACTTTTTATGGAGGATTTCTTTATTGGCTCACTGTTCTGGCTGTTGTGGAATGGGGTAGACTTTTtggatctctctcttttttctgctcaaaatagtctgtttttttttttttttcaattctaaaAACTTTAAATTGTGAAGTACTTTTTTGGGGACATTGTGACTAGTTTAGGGTAACACTTGAAAGTGACTTTTGAATTACTAGGATGGTACTTTAATCCTTGAGCAGACCTCTAGGTATTATTGGACCTGCATCAAATTCTGCTGAATGAGATGCAAGGCATGACTGCCTTTAGCACTTTTAGACATTTAATCAGCTTTAGACATATTGAAATTAGTAATCTTTTTTATAAGATTTGGTATTGAAAGAGTCAGCTGTATTTGTGAGACAATTGTGGTTACATTTTTAACAGAACTGTCATTAGTATCTGATTTTAAACTAAAAACCACTGTTAGGTTCTCTAAAATCACAAAGTTTTGTGTG encodes:
- the ZNRF1 gene encoding E3 ubiquitin-protein ligase ZNRF1, giving the protein MGGKQSTAARSRGPFPGVSTDDSAVPPPGGAPHFGHYRAGGGAMGLRSRSVSSVAGMGMDPSTAGGVPFGLYTAASRGTGDSERAPGGGGSTSDSTYAHGNGYQETGGGHHRDGMLYLGSRASLADALPLHIAPRWFSSHSGFKCPICSKSVASDEMEMHFIMCLSKPRLSYNDDVLTKDAGECVICLEELLQGDTIARLPCLCIYHKSCIDSWFEVNRSCPEHPAD